In Garra rufa chromosome 14, GarRuf1.0, whole genome shotgun sequence, the genomic stretch TAAGTATATGTTTTTTAATCTAATGCATCTATCTGTAATGTCGGTACAGTCCCTTATTGTAAGTTAAGTATCAACAGTGTCAGGAAAAAGAGAATAAATAACTGTCTTGGCAGCTCCCGAAGGCTTAATGTTGCTGTGGCATGTACAGAGTTCACTTAGCGTTTTACAGGTTTAACCCCATGTTGTAAGGGCATATTTAATCAAAATCTGCAGATATCTTTCAAAGATCATGTGTCATTTCTCAAAAACACTTTGTATGGGAATGACAGGGGTAAATTCATGCTAAACTTCCTCCAGCGTCTTCTGAAAATCCCCCTCTCTTTGTTCTGCAGCTGGGCCTGAGCGGTGTTTCCTTGTTTTCCCACCTGAGCTTGTTAAAACATACAGGTTCAGGGCTCTCCTTGCACTCTCCATCCCATTTCCTCTTCTCCAGGCTCTCTATCCCCTCATGGGCGCGATATCAGCCAGTGCAAGAGGACCACCGTCTCAACCCTAACAGCCGTCCTCACTATGGAGATGAAACAACCAATGATGATGAATCAAGAGCAGGAGAAAGAACAGGAGTCGCAAGAAAATGGAAGGCTGGTTGCGGACAGCGTCTCGGAGAAGGGTCAGAAGTCCTGCTCTGGGCCTGGGCAGGTCTCAAACGGTTATCCCAGCACATCCCCTCAAAGCCCCAGGGATGGCGCGGGAGCTGGGGCGGACAGGGGTAGCACCCCTGGGGCATTCAGGACTCTGGTGGTCCAGCAGACCAGCTTGGATCCACCTAGGGAGACCTGGAGCAAAAAGATGGACTTCTTGCTGTCGGTGATCGGGTATGCGGTGGACCTGGGCAACGTGTGGCGCTTCCCCTACATCTGCTACCAAAACGGAGGGGGTAAGGTCAAGAACACACTTGGCAATGGTGATACTAAATATTGTGTCGCATCCCATTAGAAAAAGAATTGCGTCTTTGAGACGAGATCAACTTAGGTGATGTTTGCTTAAAAAGAACAAACAGACAATGGGGAATTCTGCTGTTGTCTCCTCTCTTTGTGCGAGCCGGTTCGCCCCGTCAGTACAAACAAGCTTTAGTCTCCTTTCATTGAATTTCAAGTAATAAAATCTTTGTAATTTCCTGTTTCACTATGCAAAGGGAGTGCATGAGAGATAGTGCAGGCAGGGAGACTCTCGCCGCAACCAACACCATTAATTGTGGCTCTCAAGGGTGGGACTTGCTCTTATTGTTTAATAATCTGGCTCGCTGCTGCTCAATCAGCAGCTATCTAGCATTCATGTCAAAAGCTCATGTATAAAGCTTTAATCAAGAACCCGGGGGCTTGTCTGAACAGGAACTTTTTGTGTGCGTTAGCGTCTTTTCTGTAAGGATAATAGTGCTTTCAGGATGTGTTAAGACCACTGCAATGGGACCGTGAAGTTCAAGTTGCACTTCCTGTCTAAATCCTTGTGTTCAGGTGCCTTTCTTCTGCCGTACCTGCTGATGGCTGTGTTTGGTGGCGTGCCGCTCTTCTATATGGAGCTGGCTTTGGGCCAGTTTCACCGCAGTGGGTGTATCTCCATTTGGAAACACATCTGCCCCATCTTCAAGGGTAAGACTGGTCTGTTTCACAAGGCTGAGACTTCTGAGACCCAGGACATGGGTTGAGGGGTCACACAGATAACGGCAGACTGACATGTGCTGGGCTGATAGTACACTTTCCCTTGACCTTCTTCTAAACTTCTTACTGATTCAGCTCTCACTTTGTTGATAACCAGGACTCTGTTATGGAAATTGTCACATTTACCTGGTAAAATGCCAGCTGCTTAAGAAACTTGATTTTATGTAAATGGAACTTTGTCTTAAATGTCATTCACTGCCTTGTTTTGCAGGTATAGGCTTTGCCATCTGCATCATTGCACTCTACATTGCCTTCTACTATAATACCATAATGGCCTGGGCTCTCTACTACCTCCTGTCCTCCTTTCGTGCCACGCTGCCCTGGACCACCTGCAACAACCAGTGGAACACTCCCAACTGCACCCACTACCTGTCCACTGACTTGAATGTCTCCTGGACCAACACATCCATCTCTCCTGCTGAGGAGTTCTATATGTAAGTGCATGTAAGTGCGTGTAAGTGCAAGTCCAGGTTGAAAGGGATAGAAGCTAAAACTTTGCCTTCAATAGGCTTCTTGAACTATCAAGAGGCTCTtgtgattttaaaagaatgtgttacTCTTTCTCAAAAGATGCAGGGGGGCATTGGGTCTGTGTATCCACTGCTTTGGGACAGATTTAAAAATGGGATTTCCTGTTTTCCATATAAATGTTGCTCCTTGTTCTTATTTAACTGACCTGCACTCATCAGTTGCTAAGATTCACGGCTTTTGATTTACTATTCTTTGGCATCTGTATCTCCCAATAGTAGCTTCTACAGGCATTATGAACTGtcaactagggctgtcactagtctcgcgtagccagaccttcaggctgacggctgaaggtctggaattcatggcagctttcattggccaaggcccgcccataaggccatttgaccgacatgtcaaacaaccaatcacagttcgtttcgttcagcgtcacgttttggGGCGTGGAAACACCCCTACAACAACaaactggcatgcaacaagtcagtcattgaaatgaCCAGCATTggaagttaaataagaagagggagaacaagcattaagtcagtaatttgtttgctAACGCCGCAagtgtgtataacaacaatggcgtctgcatgagcacattttagcaaaacgcagagtaaatcagtctgcgctttgtttcccggcggaccgaaaataaatgcGACACTCGCTTCTCCCGGAAATACGATcaaattcaacgaatcagatgacgacttcgacattcctggagtgtttccagttaagtgtaccatatgcatcagacgtttagccaacgttccgtaggcgtgacatctgaggctgagactaggctgtcactaacgattgtTTTGATAATCGAATAATTGGTTGATTTTTCTGACGATTAATCAAAGAAATTGATCTAAATGGACAATAGCCTTTGCAATTACTTAAAATGCATATATAGCAAATAGACATTAATGGTTTTATAAACTGTCAACTAGGCTGTCAATAACGATTCTTTTGGTAATTGAATAATTGGTCGATTATTCTAACGATTAATCAAAGAAATTGATCTAAATAGACAATAGCCTTTGCAATTACTTAAAATGCATATATAGCAAATAGACATTAATGGCTTTATAAACTGTCAACTAGGGCTATCACTAACGATTCTTTTGGTAATCGAATAATTgttcgattattctgacgattaatcaaaTATTCtgataattgtaattttatttagcaataaaaatatacctaagtgaacaatagggttaggttagggttagtagAATTGAGTACTTGAATTTAATCGAGAAATTGTGACAGCCTTACTGTCAACCAACTTCTCTCATGTCCTTAGACGGCAGGTCTTGCAAGTTCATCTGTCTCCTGGTCTTCATCAATTGGGCTGGGTGAGCTGGCAGCTAGCCCTCTGTCTGTTGTTCATCTTCACCGTTGTGTACTTCAGCATCTGGAAGGGGGTCAAGACCTCCGGCAAGGTAGGATACACAGGAAACCTCAGAAAGAAAGAGCAGCCAACTGTTATTCAGGAGTTGCACAGTTTTCGACTCTTTTGTTTAGTGGGTTCTTCATGCCTCTCTCTGGCAGGTAGTGTGGGTGACGGCTACCTTTCCGTACCTGGTGTTGCTGATCTTGTTGATAAGAGGGGCCACCCTGCCGGGAGCATGGAGAGGAGTGGTCTTCTACCTGAAACCTGATTGGAACAAACTTTTAACCACTACAGTGAGTAGAAACTAAGCCATTCTGAATACTAAAATATTGCACAATCCGTGTTGTTTGCTCCGTCCCTCTTTCCCTATGACCCATACTTCTTGTCAGGTATGATATGGATGAATGAAATTCTTTACAGAAAAATCAATCTGTCCTTGTTTTTTCAGGTTTGGCTTGATGCAGCTGCGCAGATCTTCTTCTCTTTGGGTCCAGGCTTTGGTGTTCTCCTGGCCTTTGCCAGCTACAATCCCTTTCATAACAACTGCTACAAGTACACCTGGCTCACATTTATACTGCTGTCATTTTCTATTATCTGCGCTAAAGTTCTGTTATCACAAACTTGAGCTTAAAATATGAACTTGTACCTCTCCATCTTTTTGCATGTGTTTCTATGCAGGTTTGACATTGGCCTAATCCTAAGTATTACACTTTGGTGTATAACTCTTCCAGCATTGTTCAGGCTACAGCCAAAATGATATCATGAATCAGATTTGTTGAGGAAAGGAGTGATGTTATATCTCTAAGCAACCTTGTTTACAATAAAACAAGTGTGAAAAAATTTATCTAGACTTATCTTGATAACCAGAACATCATAGAAACTTGGAGGTGGATTCTGTTGACTTGGAGCTGTcagaaaccacctagcaacctTTCTTAACACCATAGCAATGAACGCTATAGAAATCTCTAATGTTATCTCACGACCAGTCTGTacgtattttacgaggtggctaattcgtacaaaCTCGTACAACCTCACTTGTACGATTTTATATGATTTAGGGGCGGGGTTAGGGGTAGTCCTTTGTGCAAATTTGGCACCTGATAAAAAGAATTTGTATGAGTGAGGTCATACGAATTTGTACGAATTAGGCACCTAGTTAAATATGTATGAATAGCCGTGAAATCGGGTTGAAATGTCTTGGTAAACCACATCAAAAACCCCAGCAACTGCGTAGCAATGACAATCCTCCACAACACATCGCTTTTCTAAAAATCAGGGTTTTTTTCTCTGTCGCTCCCTGtttagagtagttcacttccagagcaaagatttaaagataatgtgctcaccctgttgtcatccaaaatgttcatgtctttccttcttcagtcgtaaagaaattatgttttttgaggaaaacatttcaggaattctgtggtgcccgtgagtttgaacttccaaaatgcagtttcagtgcagcttcaaagggctctaaactatcccagccaaggaataagggtcctaTCCAGCAAACCGATCTGTCGTTttctaaaaaggtaaaaaaaaatgatgtacttttaaacctcaaacgctcgtcttgtctagctctgccatgcacatgcgtactctgcaggcttgtgcacaattcagaatttcagaattggccgccattcaattcatgagttggaatttgaattgaattgactccgccccacaggaagttgaatttgaattggagttggaatgacaggaaatAGAATTAAAtacatggcaattcaaagacattccacacagtcatacaacagaaataatgtgttgaatctcacatacaattacattaattttgtaatttaatagcataatttcattacacataactagtcactcctcaaccctgcatacattttgttccaacatatagataatggtcaaattcttgaaataaattactccctcaatgtttgattagttttgttcaaaatgttattttcatttcaatgtaatcaaataacacaatgtaatctgtacaagtagttcaaactaatatcatttatagaatatgtaatgaaatcatatctgacatatattgtaaagcttcattgttaaacacttcacttatgtatatgaatttctttggatttgtattgaattgcaattctgcttcctttaattcaaattcgaatcTTAATTCTAGATCTTGTTTTTGACATCAAtacaaattcaattcaaattcaagaattgaattggaatttaggagtcattctcaattcaattctgaattgtgcacaagcctggtaCTCTGTGCAATCCTGTTTAAGGCAGTTAGGGTAagctgaaaaactcccatctcattttctcctccaaattcaaaagtaccctacatcgctgttttaccttttttggtaaACGCCATTTGATCTTATtagcatgtttactttgtaaaacTGGGTCAGTAGGgcgattctgaagttggaggagtaaatgagatgggagtttttcgacataccctaactgtattgaaccggagtgcacagagtacatgcagagctagacaagacaagcatttgaggttaaaatgtatataaatttatattttattttctagttttgctagataagacccttattcctcagctgggattgtttagagtttAGAGTGGGATCgtttcaaactcgcaggcaccatagaagcccactatatagagataattcctaaaatgttttccttaaaaaaacatcatttctttatgaccgaagaaagaaagacatgaacatcttggatgacaatgggggtgcgtatgttatctgtaaattttgttctggaattgaactacTCCTTAAAGCTATTAATCTTTCTATACTTTTTCTTTTTGCTCAAATGTTTGTATCTTTCTTTGATTTGCAGAGATGCGTTAATCACAAGCTCGGTGAACTGTTTGACCAGTTTCCTGTCAGGCTTTGTGATCTTCACAGTGCTGGGATACATGGCAGAGATGCGCAAACAAGGTGTGGAGACTGTAGCTAAAGATGCTGGTAAGCATTTAATTTCTACCCAATTTCTTTATTCTTGCTTTAAGGGTCCTATTACCTTTCAGATAGAGAATTTTATGTGATTATTTAAAGCTTAATATCAGATGTATCATTGAAAATCATTGCATTGACACTATACAATGTGATATGGCTGTTTACTCTAAAATTGACCTGTCCTGATTGGATGCATGTTTTCTAAGGTCCCAGTCTGCTCTTCATCATCTACGCTGAGGCTATTGCCAATATGCCGGCTGCTACATTCTTTGCCATCATATTCTTCCTCATGATAATTATGCTGGGGCTGGATAGCACGGTCAGTCTTTCTTGCTTTCGTGGAATACTAGCCAATGAATTCTCTCTTAATGAATTAGATTTTTCCCTTTGTTTACTCAGCTTATTGTTTCTGAATTTAGTAAAATGTATTgtcagcagtgtttcattacatTAGCTCTTCAGCATGCATAGTTAACCCCTTCCTGTCCCTATGCTGACCACACACAATCAAATCAGTTAAGGCAtggcttaaagggacagttaccccatgatttactcaccatctagtcattctaggtgtatataactttgttgtttcagatgaatacattcggagttatgttaaaaaatgtccatgctcttttaagctttaaaatggcagtggatgggtgttaagattttgaagtttaataaagtgcatccatccatcataaaagtactccacaaAGCTCCATTGGGTTAAAGGagacgttcacttccagaactaaaatttacagataatatactcactcccttgtcatccaagatgttcatgtctttctttcttttgtcgtaaagaaattatgtattttgaggaaaacattttagtatttttctccgtatagtggacttctatggtgcctgcgagtttgaacttccaaaatgctgtttaaatgcagcttcaaagggctctaaatgatcccaactgaggaagaagggtcttgcctagtgaaacgattagttatttacttaaatttttattgaaatactttttaaccttgtcttgtttagctctgcatgtactctgtttattttggtttaagacagttagggtaggtcaaaaaacacccatctcatttacaaagtgaacgtgcaaataaatcaaaagccctttacaaaaaaaggtaaaacagaaatgtagggcgattttgaagttgataGAAAAAAAtgagagtttttagacataccctaactgtcttgaacctgtATACACAGAATACGCAtgcgcatggcagagctagagaaggcaagcatttaaggttaaaaagtatgtaaattgtattttttttttagaaaataaccaatcgttttgctagataagcattttgggcaccataaaagtccactatatggagagaaatcctgaaaagttttcctcaaaaagcataatttctttacgactgaagaaagacatgaacatcttggatgacaagggggtgagtaaattatctgtaaattttagctctggaagtgaacttctttaataaaggcattctgaagagaattgatgcgtttgtgtaagatttaaaattttataaaccataatctctagcttccacttaCTGTAAGCTCTGGTAAGAATATGCTTGTCTCTCAAGAACCAAGTTTTCTCTCtgcttggcttatatcaaaatccccttgttttgtacttttaattCGTGACCGGTGTTCGTCAATTCTCACCAGAGCTAACTGAGCTTAGCATACAGTCATCTAATGACATAACTCCATATGTTGTCTATTTCTATTTATATACAAtgtcaaaaaaaaacaatggtgcTGTATTTACCATAAGGAGCATTGTTTTAATTAATGCCTGTACAAGTTCAATGGGTCCTTGACCTACTTTTTGAATCATCCCCTGCCTCTCTTGTGTGTATGCGCATTACAGTTTGCAGGTCTGGAAGGGATAATTACAGCCATGTTGGACGAGTTCCCCCACCTGTTGGCCAGGAGGAGAGAATGGTTTGTGCTCGGCCTAGTGTGCGTCTGTTATCTGGGCGCCCTCTCCACTCTTACCTACGTAAGTCTAACAGCAGCGCTAACAAAAATTTTCCTTCAGTTCTAACTACAGGCTTTAAACACTATCCTGAGACCAAATTTGGAATTTTATCAAATTAAACATGCCATTTTCCAAAGTGTAAACATTAATTATTCCTTTTAATATGGAGGCAATGTGTTTGTAGGGAGGTGCGTTTGTCGTTAAACTATTTGAGGAGTATGCCACAGGACCTGCTGTTATCACCGTAGTCTTCCTCGAGGTCATTGCTGTTTCCTGGTTCTATGGTATGTATTGGCTTCCAGGTTAATCATTTGAAATGTaactttaattattttgattgtgcTGCAAAGCAAACAAACTCCTACTTGTTTCCTAATGAATTGTCTGAACAAGATGTTCCCTAGAGGCTTTTGGGCTGAAGCCCTCAAAAGAATTCTGAACTTTACTGTTGAACTTCCTAGCATTGtgaaaatttaattttaagtCACTACTACAGGGAGAGAAGTCATAATATCAGTTCATGAAACTGTTGAGCTACTTCCGTCACTTTATACTCTGCTGTTGTCCATCTGTTATTTCTTATTCCACTACCGTCTCAAGATTTTATCATAGTTTCGTAATCCGATATGCTGTTTCAGGCAATGTGCAGTAAGTCTGTTTGTAAAATACGTGCAGGGACGACACGCTTCTGCAACGATGTGCAGCTGATGCTTGGCTTTGCTCCTGGCATGTTTTGGAGGGTCTGCTGGGTAGCCATCTGTCCCTGCTTCTTATTGGTCAgtccattacattacatttatgcatttggtaaCTTACATTGTATTAAAGGTATCCATTTTATCAGTTTATGCATTCCCCAGGATTCATATCCATGCTTTTGATatgctacagttgaagtcaaaagtttacatacaccttgcagaatctgcaaaatgtaatttttttttaccaaagtaagagggatcatactagaCATACATagacttaattcttaatactgtgttgatatctgaatgatccacagctttttttttgtgtgtttagtgatagctgttcatgagtcccttgtttgtcctgaacagtttaactgcacGCTgttcccacagattctttgggttttcagcatttttgtgcatttgaatctTTTCCagcaaagactgtatgattttgagatcagtcttttcacactgaagacaactgagggactcatatgcaactattacagaaggttcaaaacattcactgatgctttagaaggtaacacaatgcattaaaggataactattgccaaaatgcaacctgggctgtttttttaactgtaaacgagacaaacatatatctaaaagcataattatgacaaacgagccgtttttgagattgaccgtgatttcgttttgtggtcaatggccagtgaacgggagtactaggggcataaatttgagcgcatcaaaatcgatatttttacaacactaagaaggctcgacacaccatgaaactttgctcgaagtgtcgcctgggtctctacacatgaactcgagcattgagaacattgtttgtgtacacagagtttactaaaaagaaaggttttgaacaactcactttcactgtttgagtttccgctcgcagccgtcttgccagtcaagaagtgtcgatctccgaatgcgaatgaatggactccataggacgaaatattaggcttatatgaggctctttttacaactataaggttaatattgtttttcacttgcgacaaaacaacgaattagccgtgcatttatatggaaatatgctttaggagctatccatccttgcactcggagatcgacacctcttgactggcaagatggcaaTAAAGGGCAATACTACAtgaacaaaaaattatatttaggcaaaataagaaaaatgtacacatttttgttctgttcaaaagttttcacccccggctcttaatacatcgtgtttccttctaaagcatcagtgagcatttgaaccttctataatagttgcatataagtcccttagttgtcctcagtgtgaaaagatggatctcaacattatacagtcattgttggaaagggttcaaatacacaaaaatgctgaaaaaccaaagaatttgtgggacctgaagagtttttctgaagaacagtaggcagtttaactgtttcggacaaacaaaggactaaaaaaaaacagctgtgaatcatttaggtaacaacacagtattaagaatcaagtgtatgtaaacttttgaacagggtcatttttataaattcaactattattttcttttacgtaaaacatcttattcagatcagtaccaaacaaaaaataacatacattttgtatgaacctacttattttggtaaaataattaacattctgcagattctgcaaggtgtatgtaaacttttgacttcaactgtatactgGGTTACAAAAAAACAGTCCAGTGCATTTCCATGCAAATACACTGGATAGTTGCCCCAAAATGAAACCGTTTTACTTTTGAGTTTGACTCTCAGACAAACATCATACATACATTTGTCATCTATCGACAGATCTCAGCATGTCAGATGCAAAtacagttttgtgattttttttctttgtctgtAGTTCATTATTGGGAGTTTTCTGGCATTCCCTCCCGAGGTGAGGCTGTTTGACTACCTGTACCCTTTCTGGACCACAGTTCTCGGCTACTGTATTGGAGTCTCCTCCTTCATCTGTGTGCCTTCTTACATGGTCTACCATCTACTCACCACCAAAGGGACCTTCAAACAGGTGAGCCCAGACAGACAAAAACATCAAAACACATACATAACTGTATCTTGTCAGGTCTAATAAGTGAGAAACATATAATAATGACACCTAAACACATTACAGCAGCACAAATGCAATTATACTGCAACGCATCAGCTTGATAACGCTGTAAATTTTCTCTGTTTGAGACGTGAGGATAGAGATCAAACGGTCAGTGACAATACAGTGACACTGAGAGACTGCACGTGTTTTAGTCACAGGATGTGTGTTTGTTAGATGATGAAAAACGGCACAAGGTTCACCTTTGTTGATTCTGTGATGTAACTATCAGTGCCTTTAGCATGTCAGGTTTTGAGTGAGTAATTATGTGCCTCGTAGAGAAGAGCTTTAGCCCACAGCTGTTCAGTATTTAACTGACAAGACTTGCAACATATCACTTAGTGCAGTTTCTTTGTAGTTGAGCTGTTCGACTTACTTGTAAAGCCCTCCTGTAGCTTAAATGTTTTCACTACTCCAAAAATCTCACTGCTTACCCCTGTAGCGCCTGCTAAAGAGCATTACCCCTGAGGCTTCAGGGTCCAGCGGCCCTCAGAGAGACACAATTGTCATCACCAACGCTGTGTGACACGTTTCCTCTTCTGCTGGACATGTAGCACAAACACAGGGGACCTGTGTCTCTTGTAAGGGCCTCAGCTGACCTCCCTTCACACCTCACCCCAGAGGAGTCTGCTACCGTATTGTGTGACGGTGAGGCCAGGCCTCCGAAAACagccattgttttatttttattcttgtgCCGTCCATGTGAATGACTATCATCGCTCACAAGTTACTGACTGCCATGACTGTTCTGTCCTTCCGTTGTTCATTTCAGATCTTCAAAAACAATTTACATATAGATCTATGGCTAATGACTGTGTACACTAATGTTGAAAAGTTTGGGGTGAGTCAGATTATCATATGCTACTTTCAGTCAGCAAGTTATACTTTTAGCAttcatccaagaatcctgaaaaaagccaCTGTttacacaacagttttcaacattgataataagaaatgtttcttgagcaccaaatcagcacaaAAGAATGATTATGtggcattaaaaatatcttacaaACCCCTGACTTTTAAATATCTGTTTGGTGATGGCATTAGAACAGGAATGGATGCACATCTCATTTactttatgaaaatgtatatacagttgaagtcaaaagtttacatacaccttggagaatctgcaacatgttaattatttgaccaaaataagaaggataatacaaaatgtatgttattttttaattagtactgacctgaataagatatttcacataaaagatgtttacatatagtccacaagagaaaataatagttgaatttataaaaaaaaaatgaccctgtttaaaagttttttttaatactgtgttgttacctgaatgattcacagctgtgctttttttgtttagtgatagttattcatgagtcccttgtttgtcctgaacagttaaactgctctgTGTTCTTcatagaaaaatctttcaggtcctacaaatcttttggtttttcagcttttttgtgtatttgaaccatttccaaagatgactgtatgattttgagatccatcttttaacacggaggacacctgagggactatcacagaaggttccaACCTAGAGccatggggtgaaaactttttgaatttgaagatcagggtaaatgtaactcattttgtcttctggggaacatgtaagtatcttctgtagcttctgaagggcagtactaaatgaaaaaaattgctatttaggcaaaataagaaaaatctacacatcttcattctgttcaaaagttttcacccccggctcttaatgcattgtgtttctttctgaagcatcagtaagcatttgaaccttctgtaatagttgcatgtgagctaaccctaaccctaagcaaTATCATAaaggcattgttggaaagggttcaaatacacaaaaacgctgaaaaactaaagaatttggtttcaggtaacaactcagtattaagaatcaagtgtatgtaaacttttgaacagggtcatgtttataaattcaactattattttctcttgtggactacatgtaaacatcttttatgtggaatatctacaaaataaaaaaaacctcttattttggaaaaataattaacatttcacagattctgcaaggtgtatgtaaacttttgactttaactgtagagTGTTTTTCTACAGTGTTTCCTTTTTCCTTAAATAGTAACTTACTAAATAAAGATTGTTATATTATGGTTTTGTGACCAATTTTCAGGTATGTTTTACATGTATACACGTTTATATGAGGccaaaaatgattttgtttcttttttgttatTACAGAAATTTGTAAGTATGACTTCAAAGAAGCTGTTTGTGGTTTAGGGACTGAATCCATCACTTAATTGTGga encodes the following:
- the slc6a4a gene encoding solute carrier family 6 member 4a, with the protein product MEMKQPMMMNQEQEKEQESQENGRLVADSVSEKGQKSCSGPGQVSNGYPSTSPQSPRDGAGAGADRGSTPGAFRTLVVQQTSLDPPRETWSKKMDFLLSVIGYAVDLGNVWRFPYICYQNGGGAFLLPYLLMAVFGGVPLFYMELALGQFHRSGCISIWKHICPIFKGIGFAICIIALYIAFYYNTIMAWALYYLLSSFRATLPWTTCNNQWNTPNCTHYLSTDLNVSWTNTSISPAEEFYIRQVLQVHLSPGLHQLGWVSWQLALCLLFIFTVVYFSIWKGVKTSGKVVWVTATFPYLVLLILLIRGATLPGAWRGVVFYLKPDWNKLLTTTVWLDAAAQIFFSLGPGFGVLLAFASYNPFHNNCYKDALITSSVNCLTSFLSGFVIFTVLGYMAEMRKQGVETVAKDAGPSLLFIIYAEAIANMPAATFFAIIFFLMIIMLGLDSTFAGLEGIITAMLDEFPHLLARRREWFVLGLVCVCYLGALSTLTYGGAFVVKLFEEYATGPAVITVVFLEVIAVSWFYGTTRFCNDVQLMLGFAPGMFWRVCWVAICPCFLLFIIGSFLAFPPEVRLFDYLYPFWTTVLGYCIGVSSFICVPSYMVYHLLTTKGTFKQRLLKSITPEASGSSGPQRDTIVITNAV